A single Methanolobus sp. ZRKC5 DNA region contains:
- a CDS encoding GTP-binding protein: protein MKVGIIGGATDSGKTTMILDLAKYLNSKGEKIGVIVQETGEVDYDEKTLDGLGIKTKEVNSVCIPCSLDTDIRSNLLILQEEFSPDTIFIETEETVLPHKLKADIERMALPNTELLPSIVLINSTEFEIKTDQLIEYSKKQVEGAEIVCINKIELDTKEHITAVKKLVQKLNSTAKILKSPKVREDAFMETLLA, encoded by the coding sequence AAGTAGGCATCATAGGCGGAGCAACAGATAGTGGAAAGACAACAATGATCCTTGATCTCGCTAAATACCTGAATTCAAAGGGAGAGAAAATAGGAGTTATTGTACAGGAAACCGGGGAAGTGGACTATGATGAAAAAACGCTTGATGGACTGGGAATTAAGACAAAGGAAGTCAACAGTGTTTGTATCCCTTGCTCCCTTGATACGGACATCAGAAGTAACTTACTGATACTACAGGAAGAATTCAGTCCGGATACGATTTTCATTGAAACTGAAGAAACTGTGCTTCCACATAAACTAAAAGCAGACATTGAAAGAATGGCACTTCCAAATACTGAACTGCTTCCAAGTATAGTGCTTATCAATTCAACTGAATTTGAAATAAAAACAGACCAACTTATAGAGTATTCAAAAAAACAGGTAGAAGGCGCAGAAATAGTATGCATCAATAAGATAGAACTTGATACAAAGGAACATATAACTGCTGTTAAGAAACTTGTACAAAAGCTGAATTCAACTGCAAAGATACTTAAAAGTCCAAAAGTCAGGGAAGACGCATTTATGGAAACGCTGCTAGCTTAA
- a CDS encoding O-acetylhomoserine aminocarboxypropyltransferase/cysteine synthase family protein: MDKKKFGFNTLALHAGQEPDPVTGSRAVPIYQTASYTFKDAEHAANLFGLKEFGNIYTRLMNPTTDVLEKRVAAIEGGTGALAVSSGMSAITLATLGVTGLGDEIVAANNLYGGTYQLFNNTFPELGRKVHFVDSTKPEEFKKAITPKTKAIYAEIIGNPKLDVPNLEEIAKIAHDAGIPLIVDNTVGIGITRPIDFGADIVVLSATKFLGGHGTSIGGLIVDSGNFNWDNGKFPGLTEPDPGYHGLKYWEAFGDFPDLGNIAFIIKMRVHLLRDLGPALSPFNSFLFLQGLETLPLRVERHSSNAQKIAEFLNGHPDVEWVNYPGLEGHPSHELATKYLNGKYGAILGFGIKGGLEAGKKFIDNVELLSHLANIGDAKTLVIHPASTTHQQLTADERKSTGVTDDFIRMSVGLEDVEDIIADIDQALKRSQGL; this comes from the coding sequence ATGGACAAGAAGAAATTTGGATTCAACACATTGGCCTTGCATGCAGGACAGGAACCAGATCCTGTAACAGGGTCACGTGCCGTACCAATCTACCAGACAGCATCGTATACGTTCAAGGATGCAGAACATGCAGCCAACCTTTTCGGACTGAAAGAGTTTGGCAATATTTACACCAGACTCATGAACCCTACAACCGATGTCCTTGAGAAAAGGGTCGCTGCAATTGAAGGAGGCACTGGTGCACTTGCTGTTTCTTCTGGAATGTCCGCTATTACTCTTGCAACACTTGGAGTTACAGGACTGGGAGATGAGATCGTTGCAGCCAACAATCTCTACGGTGGAACATACCAGTTATTCAATAACACTTTTCCAGAACTTGGAAGAAAAGTACATTTTGTGGACTCCACAAAACCGGAAGAATTCAAAAAAGCCATCACTCCAAAAACAAAAGCAATCTACGCTGAAATAATTGGAAATCCGAAGCTTGACGTACCAAATCTTGAAGAGATAGCAAAGATAGCACATGATGCCGGCATACCGCTGATAGTTGACAATACCGTGGGTATCGGTATCACCAGACCTATTGATTTTGGTGCTGACATTGTTGTACTTTCGGCAACCAAATTCCTTGGAGGACATGGTACTTCAATTGGTGGTTTGATTGTGGATTCCGGTAATTTTAACTGGGACAACGGGAAATTCCCCGGATTAACAGAACCAGATCCAGGATACCACGGATTGAAATACTGGGAAGCATTTGGTGATTTCCCCGATCTTGGAAACATTGCTTTCATTATCAAAATGAGGGTACATCTTCTTCGTGATCTTGGACCTGCACTGAGTCCGTTCAATTCATTCCTCTTCCTGCAGGGACTAGAAACACTACCCCTTAGGGTTGAAAGACATAGCAGCAATGCACAGAAAATAGCAGAATTCCTTAATGGACATCCTGACGTTGAATGGGTGAACTATCCAGGACTTGAAGGTCATCCAAGCCACGAACTTGCCACTAAATATCTTAACGGAAAATATGGAGCAATTCTTGGCTTTGGAATAAAAGGCGGCCTGGAAGCCGGAAAGAAGTTCATTGACAACGTTGAACTGCTATCACATCTGGCAAACATAGGTGATGCAAAGACACTGGTGATACATCCGGCTTCAACTACACATCAGCAACTGACAGCCGATGAGAGAAAGTCCACTGGTGTGACCGATGATTTCATCAGAATGTCAGTGGGACTTGAAGACGTGGAAGACATTATAGCAGATATAGATCAGGCGTTGAAAAGGTCGCAGGGACTATGA
- a CDS encoding homoserine O-acetyltransferase, whose product MKKENVGIVETKDFNLPDELVLENGEKLRDVHLAYETYGKLNPEKSNAILICHALTGDAHTAGLHKGDSKSGWWDILIGPGKVVDTDRYFVICSNVLGGCKGSTGPSSINPETGKQYGKGFPFITITDMVKAQKELVDHFGIQKLFAVIGGSMGGVQVLQWAVSYPDYMTKAIAIATTARSSPQQIAFNEVARIAILSDPKWNNGDYYGGSAPTHGLALARMIGHITYLSDAAMHQKFGRKLQDKEEYDYNLGFDFEVESYLHYQGQSFTRRFDANSYLYISKALDYFDLSKKGSLIEGMKVAKAKFLVVAVSSDWLYPPYQSREIVSALSANDLDVTYREIESNYGHDAFLLESGQLGYLIGNFLSHTIVSDVMKTDIVSIKQGISIEETARVMFEKGITHLPVVNETNELMGIVTSWDISKAVALKCKTLSGIMTKNVLTAKGNEDIESTAKKMEQNNISALPVVDDEKKIIGIIGSEEINRLIGGYR is encoded by the coding sequence ATGAAAAAAGAGAACGTAGGCATTGTTGAAACTAAGGATTTCAACTTGCCTGATGAACTTGTGCTGGAAAATGGTGAGAAGCTCCGGGATGTGCATCTGGCCTATGAAACCTATGGAAAACTGAACCCTGAGAAAAGCAATGCTATTCTTATCTGCCATGCCCTCACAGGAGATGCACATACTGCAGGATTGCATAAAGGTGATAGCAAATCAGGATGGTGGGATATACTCATCGGACCGGGAAAGGTCGTTGATACAGACCGATACTTCGTAATCTGCTCCAATGTACTTGGAGGATGTAAGGGCTCAACAGGCCCCTCATCCATAAATCCGGAAACAGGTAAGCAGTATGGCAAGGGTTTCCCGTTCATCACAATTACCGACATGGTGAAAGCACAGAAAGAGCTTGTGGACCATTTTGGAATACAAAAGCTCTTTGCAGTTATTGGCGGATCAATGGGAGGAGTGCAGGTACTACAATGGGCAGTCTCATATCCTGACTACATGACAAAAGCAATAGCTATTGCAACCACAGCTCGTTCATCGCCTCAGCAGATAGCATTCAACGAGGTTGCAAGGATAGCTATACTATCCGACCCGAAATGGAATAACGGTGACTACTACGGCGGATCTGCACCTACACACGGATTAGCACTGGCAAGGATGATAGGGCACATAACATACCTCAGCGATGCCGCTATGCACCAGAAATTCGGAAGGAAACTACAGGATAAGGAAGAATACGATTACAACCTTGGTTTTGATTTTGAGGTTGAGAGTTACCTCCATTATCAGGGACAGTCGTTTACAAGACGCTTTGATGCAAATTCCTATCTCTACATTTCCAAGGCACTGGATTACTTCGACCTGTCCAAAAAAGGCTCCTTGATAGAAGGAATGAAAGTTGCAAAAGCAAAATTCCTTGTTGTTGCTGTCAGTTCTGACTGGCTCTATCCACCATACCAGTCCAGAGAGATAGTATCGGCATTGAGTGCAAATGACCTGGATGTGACTTACAGGGAAATTGAATCCAATTACGGACATGATGCATTCCTGCTGGAATCCGGACAATTAGGTTACCTGATAGGTAATTTCCTTTCACACACTATTGTTTCTGATGTGATGAAAACTGATATCGTGTCAATAAAGCAGGGTATCAGCATTGAAGAAACTGCAAGGGTGATGTTTGAAAAAGGAATAACCCACCTGCCTGTGGTTAATGAAACCAATGAACTGATGGGTATTGTTACCTCATGGGATATATCCAAGGCAGTGGCGTTGAAATGCAAGACACTCAGTGGAATAATGACAAAGAATGTCCTCACAGCAAAAGGGAATGAGGATATTGAAAGTACTGCAAAGAAGATGGAGCAGAATAATATTTCCGCCCTTCCGGTAGTTGATGATGAGAAAAAAATAATTGGAATCATCGGCAGCGAAGAGATTAACAGGCTGATAGGCGGATACAGGTAA
- a CDS encoding HTH domain-containing protein, whose translation MVDFACKEFEIEAVIKCGLNLTKAELQILKYFLQYGQNWLTTESIAEELELNLSTVQRSVKKLYERKILIRSQNNMDGGGYFFVYKIRSKKEIHELIMEIVNSWVKRVDSELQSWADENQ comes from the coding sequence ATGGTTGATTTTGCCTGCAAAGAGTTTGAGATCGAAGCTGTCATCAAATGTGGCCTGAACCTTACAAAAGCCGAACTTCAGATATTGAAATATTTCCTTCAATATGGCCAGAACTGGCTTACAACAGAGAGCATAGCTGAAGAACTTGAACTTAATCTGTCAACTGTCCAGAGAAGTGTAAAGAAACTCTATGAAAGGAAGATACTCATTCGTTCCCAGAACAATATGGACGGCGGAGGTTACTTCTTTGTTTACAAGATACGCAGCAAGAAGGAGATCCATGAACTTATTATGGAGATTGTGAACAGCTGGGTCAAAAGAGTGGACAGCGAACTCCAGTCATGGGCGGATGAAAACCAGTGA